The Caminicella sporogenes DSM 14501 sequence AATAAGAATACACCCATTAACACAAAAAATAATAAATTATCATGAAGATGATTATAAAAAAATAATGGCTGAAAAATTACCATTTAAAAATGAAGATGATATTGAAGCTTTTACAATTAGAAATTTAGAAATATTAGATAACTTGAAAGGATAGATAAAATGAGTACATATACAGCTTTACTGAATAATTTAGAAGAATTAAAACTACATCAAATAAAAGAAAATTTAGATACATATATAGATTTAATTACCAATAAAGAAAAAACAGTTGTAGACGCATTATATGAGCTAACAAAATTAGAAATAAAACTTAAGGAAGAAAAAGCCACAAATGCATGTGTAAAAGTAGCAAATTTTCCTTTTATAAAAACATTAGATGACTTTGGCTTTACATTCCAACCTTCAATAAATCAGGATAAAATTAGAGACCTTCATCCCTTGAGGTTCCTAGAGAAAAAAGAAAATGTACTGTTTTTAGGTAATTCTGGTGTTAGAAAAACTCACCTATCGGTATCGATAGGTATAGCAGCAGCTAAAAAAAGGAATTCTACATATTTTATAAACTGTCATGACCTACTATTAAATCTAAAGAAGGCTCATTTAGAAAATAGGTTAGAAGCAAGACTTAAACACTATGCAAAATATAAACTTCTAATAATAGACGAAATAGGTTATTTACTTATTTCTAAAGAAGAAGGAAATATGTTTTTTCAGCTAATAAATAAAAGATACGAAAAATC is a genomic window containing:
- the istB gene encoding IS21-like element helper ATPase IstB codes for the protein MSTYTALLNNLEELKLHQIKENLDTYIDLITNKEKTVVDALYELTKLEIKLKEEKATNACVKVANFPFIKTLDDFGFTFQPSINQDKIRDLHPLRFLEKKENVLFLGNSGVRKTHLSVSIGIAAAKKRNSTYFINCHDLLLNLKKAHLENRLEARLKHYAKYKLLIIDEIGYLLISKEEGNMFFQLINKRYEKSSTIITTNKEFSKWHEIFGDVTIANAILDRLLHHSTVEKITCKSYRVKDKIFTSNSKE